From Enoplosus armatus isolate fEnoArm2 chromosome 23, fEnoArm2.hap1, whole genome shotgun sequence, a single genomic window includes:
- the ccnb3 gene encoding G2/mitotic-specific cyclin-B3 — protein sequence MPVPRGKKPAVTAGSKIPKLNATKTENQEEGPQVKRSSSPPHGAPKKRTAFIDITNASGRCPSDCRPNSAGSLKTAHKVQISLPGRKKNTAKKQAKKTSSTSVSTTNHANLKKSVSSDETPAEREKTDEEEAQKGVAAPVEELVAATPPAAREVPAHLQKQQIPEEFDIDSENSEDCYMCPEYAKDIFDYLKQREEKFVLCNYMPQQPSLNPEMRAILIDWLVEVQENFELYHETLYLAVKMTDHYLSQTPVHREMLQLVGSTAMLIASKFEERSPPCVDDFLYICDDAYKREELISTEATILQALSFDINIPIPYRFLRRYAKCVSAGMDTLTLARYYCEMSLMEMELVSERGSLLASACLLMALVTKDLGGWSPILQFHSGYQTSDLAPVVRKLYVMLSAPPDDKLRAIRNKYSHKVFFEVASLPLVNVDILEKALSP from the exons ATGCCCGTACCGAGGGGAAAGAAGCCCGCAGTCACCGCCGGGAGCAAGATACCCAAGCTAAATGCAACAAAGACCGAGAACCAG gAGGAAGGCCCCCAGGTGAAGAggtcctcctcccctcctcatgGGGCCCCCAAGAAGAGGACCGCTTTTATCGACATCACTAAT GCTAGCGGTCGGTGTCCGTCAGATTGTCGGCCCAACAGTGCCGGCAGCCTCAAGACA GCTCATAAGGTTCAGATCAGCCTTccagggaggaagaagaacacGGCGAAGAAGCAGGCGAAGAAAACGAGCTCCACCTCGGTGTCGACCACGAATCACGCCAACCTGAAAAA gtctgtgagCTCGGACGAGACTCccgctgagagagaaaagactgatgaagaggaggcgCAGAAGGGTGTAGCAGCTCCAGTGGAAGAGCTGGTGGCCGCTACGCCCCCTGCTGCCCGTGAAGTGCCAGCACACCTTCAGAAACAACAA ATCCCAGAGGAGTTTGACATCGACTCTGAGAACTCTGAGGACTGTTACATGTGTCCGGAGTACGCAAAGGACATCTTTGACTACCTCaaacagagagag GAAAAGTTCGTCCTCTGTAACTACATGCCCCAGCAGCCCAGCCTCAACCCCGAGATGAGGGCAATCCTGATCGACTGGCTGGTTGAAGTACAG GAGAACTTTGAGCTGTACCACGAGACCCTGTACCTGGCTGTGAAGATGACAGACCACTACCTGTCCCAGACTCCGGTCCACAGGGAGATGCTGCAGCTCGTCGGCTCCACCGCCATGCTCATAGCCTCCAAATTTGAG GAGCGCAGTCCGCCTTGCGTCGACGACTTTCTTTATATTTGCGATGACGCGTACAAGAGGGAGGAGCTCATCTCCACGGAGGCCACCATCCTGCAGGCGCTGTCCTTCGACATCAACATCCCCATCCCCTATCGCTTCCTCAGACGCTAtgccaag tgtgtgagcGCGGGCATGGACACGCTGACGCTGGCCCGGTACTACTGCGAGATGAGTCTGATGGAGATGGAGCTGGTGTCGGAGAGAGGCTCCCTGCTGGCCTCAGCCTGCCTGCTGATGGCGCTGGTCACCAAAGACCTGGGAGGATGG agtCCCATCCTGCAGTTCCACTCCGGCTACCAGACGTCAGATTTGGCGCCCGTTGTCAGGAAGCTCTACGTGATGCTTTCAGCTCCTCCTGACGATAAACTGAGAGCCATCAGAAACAAATACTCGCACAA GGTGTTTTTCGAGGTTGCGTCCCTGCCGTTGGTCAacgttgacattttggagaaagCTTTATCTCCGTGA